GATCCCGTCGGGCGAACGGACGAATGCCATATTTCCGTCACGCGGCGGCCGGTTGATCGTGACCCCGCCTTCCATCAGCCGCTTGCATACCGCGTAAATATCGCCGACCCGATAGGCGAGATGACCGAAATTCCGTCCGCCGGCATAGTCTTTCTCGTCCCAATTGTGTGTCAGCTCGACCATCGGGATTGCGTCGCCGCTGCCTTTTTCCGCATCCTCCGGCGCCGCCAGGAAGACCAGCGTGAAGCGGCCCATCGTGTTGTCGACGCGTCTGAGCTCCTTCAGGCCGAGCTTCGCGCAATAGAATTCCAGCGCGGCGTCGAGGTCGCCGACACGAACCATGGTGTGGAGATAGCGCATCGTGATCTTCCCTATGCGGCGGCCGGTGCGGCCATCCGCAGCCCTAATGGCTTATGTTATCAATGAAATCGATGCTGACGAATGATCACAAGACGGAATCACTTGTCATGTTGCAGCGCGAGAGGCGCATTTTCGCCACGTTGAAAAAGAATGTTGTCGTGTCAGCAAAGCGCGGTGGAACGATTAGCCGC
The nucleotide sequence above comes from Rhizomicrobium sp.. Encoded proteins:
- a CDS encoding VOC family protein, with the protein product MRYLHTMVRVGDLDAALEFYCAKLGLKELRRVDNTMGRFTLVFLAAPEDAEKGSGDAIPMVELTHNWDEKDYAGGRNFGHLAYRVGDIYAVCKRLMEGGVTINRPPRDGNMAFVRSPDGISIELLQDGTALPPQEPWASMPNTGTW